AAAAATGGGTGTGTTACTCAGAGTTACTGGTGAAGAAGAAGGAGGTGGAGGAAGTGAGTAGCTGCGCGGCGGAAGTATGGTGTCCAAAGCGGATCAGGCCGAGGAAGATGCGCGAGGGGTTGTCGTTGAAGCTTGATTATGAGGGTATCTTAAACGCTTGGTCGGATAAGGGCCCGCTTTTAATTGCAGGAGAGTCCCCTCCACAGACTGTGCCAGACTTGCATGATCACCATTATCAGCATCAACTACTTGTGCATGACTCTGCCAATGTAAGATTTTAACAAAGAAAAGTTATATTCGAAAGTCTTTACCATCTCAcaacttaataatttaatttaaaagataaatcataataaatttaataatatgtatatatatatatatatatatatatatatatatataatgttctCCTTTCATTTTATAGATCATCACATAGTAACATGATATGTTAATGTAGCTAGCATCGAGATATTTAATTTGGAAATTAAAGGATAATTACCAATAAGTAATTTTTATAATGGGATCAAATGTTTGCTTggtttacaaaataattttataaaaataaatttataaattaatattacaacttGCTGTCGTagattagattgtaaagtttcTTTTCATTTAAAGCAGATCTAACATATGCATTTTATATtaagtcatattaatttataaatttcattcAATATATACGTTATTTGTAGATCATATAGCTTGCACTTATGTTTTAATGCACCAAGCTTGAAATTGCATCGATTTTGGCTTGTTGATGATTTTATGGCAGGTTTTAGTGGAGAGCTGGGGCAGCGGTGGGAATGAATGGGCGGTTCCTGAAATGGTTGGAAGCTTGAAAGTGGTCAAAGTGAAGGAGGAAGATCAAGATAATGATGATGAGGAAGGCAAAGATAATATTCAATATGGTTggaagaagaggaggctgaTGAGAGAAGCAAGCGTGTTGAGATACAAGGAGAAGAGGCAGAATAGACTCTTCTCAAAACGTATCAGATACGAAGTTCGTAGGCTTAATGCTGAGAAGCGACCCCGTATTAAGGTTATAACCCCAGCCCTCCTCGGTTTTCGAAAGATTCatagtataattaattagtGGCAATAGTGCAAtactttaattacaaaaaagattatataaaagtaaattacaAATTGATGTATCTTGATATGATACGTcagattattataaaattatttttattataaaatagatctaatgaaTCCCGTGAAactacgttaatttataaatttatttttgtaaaatctatTTATGTACGTAGTAGTTCTCGTGacaatatatatagtagaaCCACATATGGATCTAATTAAAGCGCAGGTAGATCTTCTGTATAACGCTAGAATTAATGGCGTGGATCACGACATGATATTGTTGAACAATAATATTGGCCGATCGATCGATCAagttattttcatcattttttaattcacGCAGTAGTAATAACTATGTTTTATATTTCCAACTTTGCAGGGTCGATTCGTGAAGATCATCAGAAGTAGTTGACAAGTCAGCATCCTCTGTGGAGGTCATTAACTATCTTTTGTGTTCAATACTTGATCAgctcttttttttataatcccaggggaaaaaaaaaaaaaaaactcttttcttttgatctttGTGATAGTATAGCATATGCACTAgtgctataatatataatggTAGCAGTACTGCCAAAACAAACACAAAGAGAAGGAGgacaaaataataaacaaaaaagaaagaaattaagttGTGGAGATCAAAACCATTTATCAGTTCTATGTATGGAGTCCCTACTTTGGAATAATGTATTAGATCACCAATTCAAGCGtcatgtaatcattttgaaaaagtgtgTGATTTACTAGCTATTGaaacattagtttttttttatacgaGTCTCATATTtaactcactttttttaattttggcaGACATttcatgactgcaaatatcatttctcaatatttaataaaaaattaaggaacaaattaattaaggatATTGTTGTCTAGGTCTCTGTTTTTCATTTTCCGAAATAACCCCATGATCTGCAGCACATGTTGATTGGCCATGTGACAATTAGGGACATAGATTCTTAAGAACTATGCGCTAAAGTCTTCATTTTTTGTCCAATCGATCACGATTAGGCCATCGTGTACGTTCCTTAACTTACAAGGAGTAGAGGGGATTAAATTTCTATCCATGCAAGTGTTGCTAGGGTatgtacaagaaaaataatatttgtaacaaGTTATTTGCGATAAAAATGAATGTGCGACGAGAATATACTTATTTTGACATGGAATTAGTAATCATTTTAGCAGGAAACAATTGAGTAGTTCTTGTAGTGATTATTTCTTCATCCTTCTTTCATCGTTGTGAATATCAATATTGCtgcttttttttataagtttttttgcAAGCTACGTACATAATTTCTAGTTGAAGGGTATAaaaggttttttcttttgttaaaaatCGACAAagtaatgaaaatttaattttatatatatagttcaaaatCGAGCCTATGATCAtcttaataattataatcttTGCTTTCTGATCGATCAAGATCTAAAAGTGCCAAACCATGTGTGAGGGAATTCCCCCAGCTAAAAGTCAAGAAGGCAAGCCCATATAAGGAAAGTCCTGACCGGCTAAGGCCGTATGACCCAAAAGCTAAGGCTAATCCGTAACCACAATAATGTGGGAAAACCCAAGGGTAAAGACGGGGCTCATCGCCCCAATACTCCCTTATGATGCCTAGCACTTGAGAACCTATGCAAGCAAGTGGGCAGGAAATATGCGAAACCCTTGATCTTCTGATAACAAGCATGGAGAGACCTGACAACGTGCACCCACGAGATAAAGAGGTAAGAAAGCTACGTAGCATTAATGACACCGATTCCAAAACTCCATGCTTCATCAATCGCGCCACTCCAAAAACTACACCGCATTAAAAGATTTTGACTAAGTGAACAGTCAATGGGACATATACTTCCTGACGCATGGTATGGGCTATCCCCCCTCAGAAACCTAGTATAAAAGCCGATCCCCATGTACGAAGAACACTCTTTGATTTATATATGCTCTTGCACGAACTACTAAAGAGATACTAATTACTTAAATATCAGAGACTCCCTGTCGGCCTCCATTAAGGCCTCAAACTTTCTATGTTTTCTCTAAGTGTACAGGTAAAAGATCGAAGATCTGAGTTACTGGAACCCGGTCTAAAGATGTGtgaaacacgacgttaacacCATGCATTGTCCTACATCCGTAACATCCTTTcataatttattatgattaatGACGAGAACATATTTAATTGGTTAATATATAGGCACATTAATTCATAAATTCGCACACtacatgattaaaaataaatgttcATAATTCATaatataactacatagttaATGAGTAGATAGTTACAAATTAAGCTAGCTATAGCTACATATATGACAGGAATCTAATGaccataattcaataaaactcAATACGATGGGATATTCCACAAGAATAAATTATGGTATACAAATACTATTTTCTCCCACTTGCTCTTCAACCATTTGATGTATATGTATATGACAATATTTAATTAGAACTGCTACAGatacaaaaagattaaaaaaaaaaataaactcacaaactgatattGTACCTTAATGAaatctgttagatctactttataataaaagtaattttataatctgacgtacCACGTCAACtcacatcagtttataaatttacttttgtataattcatttataactaaagtattttccatatCGAGATATCTTAAAATTACAATAGCCTTCTTAGCCTTAATGTAGGATTAATATTCCATTATTAATCCCAAAAATTGATGGcttgaatattttcaaacatCATCAATTTATGAGATAAATTAAAGAGGTAGTTGTTGGAATtccatgaaaatttaaaaaaaaaaaaaaattatatttaaaaattaaaaatttgtatttaaataataatacaacttGCGacctaaatttataaaattcaaatcatGTTATGAATTGCCAACTAGAAGTGAGTTTTAATGCatgtataaaaaatagaatCGAATAATTAATTGATCTGAgacataattaattaagaaattaaagcaaagttttataatttccaacgtaattaattatatgcatagatcacatgatatatattattatatattcgtatatataataataataataataataataataataataataatatgtatgtatatctTACCTTAGGAGTTAGGATGCAAGACCTAAAATCTCTATAACAGAAACATCCAGCCAGCCAGGGCCGATCGATATATTATGTCGTTACGGCCGTCATgctataaaatctatatatattatgttgttACGTACCTTGAACAGGGATTGATCTGGCCAGACCAAAACTCTGCTGACAGAAGACACAGAGCACAAACAGCTCATACACAATCCTCCCTTGGGCATGTTCTGTTGTGCTCTCTATCTTCTGTCAACAAAAATCGCCCACCAACGCGGCCACTCATGATGATGATCTGCAACATCCATCTCATGCATCAAGATATATATCAGAAACTAGGTAGAATCCAGACTACTACtgcatgatgatgatcatatatGTTATGAGATTTTTCATACCATGCGTAGATCGAGAAAATTATAGAGCACTCCTTTGGTTGGAACTTTGAACAGTACTCCAGTAGGTTTGTCAAAGTCGGAGAACGTTGACGATCAGGGGTCGGGCCATATTTTTTGACTTTTAGGAATTAACAGGGAAGTGAGAGAGGTGGGTACGAGTCTTAATTCGCTTCGCTTGCTAGCAGTAGCAGCAGCTTGTTGATAAGAAAGGCCAAAAGGCCGTACTTTCTGGATCAGCATGTGGCTCTTTTGAATATATCACATCACTTCGACCGATCGAGAGTAACCACTAACCATGCACCTTTCATCTTAAGCTCCACTTTGCTTGGAAATTAAAAATGCCTTTTGAATTGTGATAGATATGCGTTCCTGCATGGTCCCTATAGTATATATCAGTACGGAGGAGCTCTCCTCGTTTATTTTCATCCCCTTTAATTATTTTCTCGTTGACAAaaggaaaaggggaaaaaaaaagagggaaaaaataaataaattcgcaagacaataaattctaaatactAGAAAGATCTATTTGATAGTCTTGGCAGGGCATAAGCCGCTTAACAAGCTACAACCCAAATGATCAAAGATCATTGGGAAGATAATATGACCTGATGATCTCGCCTCTCATGAAGACTTGATCTGGATCTTTCAAAAGATAATGAGGAAATTAATTACCGTCAATAACTTTTATCATCTGGAGCTCGCAGCAGAAAAGGATCGATATAGAATTACTTGCGAACATGATTAGCTTGACTCCATTTATGTCTTTAGCTAGTATGCATGCAATCCATCGAGACATGGTTTTTGGGAAGGAGAACCCAGGATCCCATCATGCGTTCCATCAAAGCCAATCTTCCAGGCTCAGCTAAGAGAAGGAATTAGGTGAAGCTGGATAAATTCGCTGGTGGGGAGGTGAGGTGAGCTTTGATGTTTTGAGAAGTTTGCTAATTGGAGAAAGGGCTGAAGATGGGTGATCGTGGTTATGATCAAAACTTAGGATAATTGGTTAAACGTAATTAGCATATATAGCAATACCACGTGTAGTTATAAAGGGCGCGCATGAGGGAGGAGGTGTACGTGTGAGAATTTGGAATACCTAGCTGTCATTGGACCCCGTTGCTGGCCTGCAGTTTGAATTTTGAGAGCCTAAAATCTAGAATATGATATTCATCTTCGCATGAATTATTTAGGGAATTAATACAATATTGTATGCGCGCAATTGATGGAGCCATCTAGCGTTTTGGCCGTTCAAGCAGTCTATACTCTATCTACAACCCATGATAAAAAGGCCAGACTTTAATTAGTAATAGAAATTAAGTAACTTGAGTACCACTTTTGCTTTATTAATTCCATAAATTTAAGTCTATGTCTCGGTGTGCACGCATggttacaatatatatatctatatataatgaaGGAAAAAGCTGATCAGAAATAATTGAGGGAAAGAGGAGACCAATATGATTTATATAACACCAGAAATCAACATTTCTATTAACATAATAAGCCATTTGCAACTTGCACATGATGAGAAGATCGATGTGCATAATTAGCTTAAGCATTTAAAAATTGCTCACTCCGACACATGATGCAAATATTAATACAAGCCAGGGAGTCCCTAATATAGCCGCAAGTTGAAGAAGGAATATGATCATGATCCATCACCATATTTGTGCAATTTTTTGGTTTTAGTGTTAGtaatgaaaaatcattttaattttcatacaCTAATGGTACAACTGCAGGGTGTTCCAATGGCTGGGCCCCCTGCCAAGCCATAGAGTAGTTTCCTCTCCTTGGTAGCTGGATCTTCCAGCAACAGCACCTTGTCCTTGTCTCTAACCCCAACCATGTGTAAATATTCaccatcctctctctctttccctttgAACAGTAGCCTCTGCTCCCTTGTCTCCAAACCAGTCACCAATGACAATATCATCTTCAACTCTCctgaaaatattgataaaattggAAGTTTAATTTATCAGTACTCCAGAGGGAAGATCTTCAATGATTATGAAATTCTTGACCCAGGGCCAAAAACAGAAACATGATGATCTTTCagatattaatctaattaaacAGAAACATGATGATAATCATCTTCATGAAGGCTTACCAAAAGTTGAAGTGGCTTCAATGGAAATGTCATGCCATTTTGAGACAGTTGAGACCCTAACTGTAATAATCCCTTCTCCCACACTCTCACCAGTACTCATGTTTCTCATTTGGACAAGCATGCCAC
The genomic region above belongs to Carya illinoinensis cultivar Pawnee chromosome 4, C.illinoinensisPawnee_v1, whole genome shotgun sequence and contains:
- the LOC122306136 gene encoding BAG family molecular chaperone regulator 2-like — protein: MMKLRSKRFCRSISKLRGGGVSNGNSSMKGGDQNAGSEGVGDIKWELRPGGMLVQMRNMSTGESVGEGIITVRVSTVSKWHDISIEATSTFGELKMILSLVTGLETREQRLLFKGKEREDGEYLHMVGVRDKDKVLLLEDPATKERKLLYGLAGGPAIGTPCSCTISV
- the LOC122306135 gene encoding two-component response regulator-like PRR37; this translates as MARNHRDDNRHQYQLNLFPLHPESLVEDKDIHDENVAFLFDSEPGASLNSLLAGASCSEEDCLSAPPSLTYANSGQDNEQLGDDVGGKSGNSSTSASSKLVRAAMRNKEREPSEEKWVCYSELLVKKKEVEEVSSCAAEVWCPKRIRPRKMREGLSLKLDYEGILNAWSDKGPLLIAGESPPQTVPDLHDHHYQHQLLVHDSANVLVESWGSGGNEWAVPEMVGSLKVVKVKEEDQDNDDEEGKDNIQYGWKKRRLMREASVLRYKEKRQNRLFSKRIRYEVRRLNAEKRPRIKGRFVKIIRSS